The Rhodohalobacter sp. SW132 genomic sequence GTCCAGAATTGTACGTTTGTACTGCAAAAGATCATTCATCTTAAATTGCTCGTACGGCTTTCTGTCGCTTTCATCCCCGAATTGGCGGTGAAATTTCTGGATAGATTTGGCAGCTTCACGCAAAGCTTTGCTGGGAACGGTTCCTGTGTTAATCCATGTGCCGCCTAAATGATCGTCGCTGGCCTCAACCATTAGAACGTTTTTGTCAAATTTAGAACTTTGCATGGCGCAGGAAAATCCGGCAGGTCCGCTTCCCAAAATGATTACGTCGTAATCGAAAGTCATGATTATCTGTTTTTTTAAATTGATCTGTAGCCCTTAAAATAAGATTCTATCACGTTAAACCCATCTATAGTTTCAGGAAATAAAATGTGGATACTGTGGAACGAAATCTTCTGCAAATTCAATTTTACGGGTAAGCAACACAATGTTATATTAAGCTGTTGAAATATAACGCCTTACAGAATTTTAATAACTGCTAACTTCTAAATTAAACGAACATGTCTTACAAACTTCCAGATTTACCCTATAAACATGATGCACTCGAACCGCACATTGATAAGAAGACCATGGAGATTCACCACGGAAAGCATCACGCAGGATATACTAAAAAAGTGAATGCAGCTCTTGAAGGGCATGAATTTGCTGATCTGCCGATTGAAGAAGTACTGCAGCGGATTGACGAAGTGCCAGAAGATATCCGTCAGGGTGTGATTAACAACGGTGGAGGATATGCGAACCATAAATTATTCTGGACCACTCTTTCGCCTAACGGCGGAGGCAAACCCACCGGTGAACTTGCAGATGCTATCAATTCAACCTTCGGTAGTTTTGATAAGTTTAAGGAAAAGTTCAGCTCTGCAGCCGCAGGTCAGTTTGGTTCAGGCTGGGGATGGTTATGCGTTGATACATCCGGCAATCTTAAAGTAATCTCAACAGCCAACCAGGACAGTCCTTTGATGGACGGGCTTACGCCAATTCTCGGTGTTGATGTTTGGGAACACGCCTACTATCTGCATTACCAGAACAGGCGACCTGATTACATTTCTGCATTC encodes the following:
- a CDS encoding superoxide dismutase; the encoded protein is MSYKLPDLPYKHDALEPHIDKKTMEIHHGKHHAGYTKKVNAALEGHEFADLPIEEVLQRIDEVPEDIRQGVINNGGGYANHKLFWTTLSPNGGGKPTGELADAINSTFGSFDKFKEKFSSAAAGQFGSGWGWLCVDTSGNLKVISTANQDSPLMDGLTPILGVDVWEHAYYLHYQNRRPDYISAFWNVVDWEKVNELYKDAK